Proteins from one Rosa chinensis cultivar Old Blush chromosome 7, RchiOBHm-V2, whole genome shotgun sequence genomic window:
- the LOC112176183 gene encoding receptor-like protein EIX1 isoform X1, whose protein sequence is MFFSIMSGGSMHSGLVGLVCMAIASAICCSSVGSSSNIMCLESERHALLQFKQGFVDESNALASWKSEKDCCKWRGIACNNQTGHVTRLDFSFRYFNYTEVPLRGEISPSLLELQYLNYLDLSYNDFRGMIIPKFIGSLSQLKELRLGEANFSGPVPPQLGNLSNLHTLDLYGNEVVSFENLEWLSHLSSLRYLNMSYLDLSKVMNWPLSLSKLTLLTELQLSQCNLPNINLRSLSFINSSTSLQILHLSVNSLNSSIFYWIANVSSNFIHIDLSSNNLKGPIPDVFTSMLSLVTLDLSENQLEGGIPKGFQNLCSLESLTLWSNQLSENIEDSVKTLSCAENTLETLDLGANWFWGSWPDLKHFSKLRELYLDSNQVNGSLRESVGQLSSLETLILDGNSVSGVITEAHFLNLSRLQYLSLSGNRFSINLSSDWNPPFQLTTLYMSSCKVGPTFLKWILTQTNLTALYLSNAGLSGSLPNKFWDLFSRLSDLDLSMNQIHGKLPNLSSTSLSYVNLSSNLFYGALPSFSPMLQNLYLSNNRFSGPLSSFCATQAPNLEYLDISKNLLSGELPNCWMQFQELQVLNLGKNKLSGKIPSSLGNLQGIQVLRLHDNNFSGELPSLENCTRLLMVDLGNNNLSGKIPTWIGQSLPNLWTLRLRSNEFNGIIPFSLCSLAAIHVLDLSHNSISGGLPHCFNNITALADDSGVYSIIYGGIVELVWKGKEIEYGENLDRMRSIDISSNYLIGEIPPSIASMTELISLNLSRNKLTGKLPEDFGNMKMLESLDLSRNRMSGKIPRSFASLNFLSVLDLSRNNLSGRIPLGTQLQGFNASQYMGNLGLCGPPLTQSCPGDGTVQDDGIARGTEIDNKEQVSDGLNLGFFISAVLGFVIGFWMVCGSLLLKTSRRNAYFRFLDNANDWIYVKTKAKVRRTLQR, encoded by the coding sequence ATGTTTTTCAGTATAATGAGTGGTGGGTCTATGCATTCTGGTTTGGTTGGGCTTGTGTGCATGGCCATTGCCTCTGCTATTTGTTGTTCTAGTGTTGGAAGCTCCAGCAACATCATGTGCTTGGAGAGTGAAAGGCATGCTCTTCTCCAGTTCAAGCAAGGCTTTGTGGATGAGTCCAATGCTCTTGCTTCTTGGAAAAGTGAGAAAGATTGCTGCAAGTGGAGAGGAATAGCATGCAACAACCAAACAGGTCATGTCACCAGACTTGATTTCTCCTTTAGATATTTCAATTATACAGAAGTTCCTTTAAGAGGTGAAATTAGTCCTTCACTACTTGAATTGCAATATCTAAATTACTTGGACCTCAGTTATAATGATTTTAGAGGAATGATCATTCCCAAGTTCATTGGCTCTTTGAGTCAATTGAAAGAATTACGACTCGGAGAAGCTAATTTCAGTGGACCTGTTCCTCCTCAACTTGGAAACCTCTCTAATTTGCACACTCTTGATCTTTACGGTAACGAAGTTGTTAGTTTTGAAAATCTTGAGTGGTtatctcatctttcttccttgaGATACCTGAACATGTCATATCTAGATTTGTCAAAGGTCATGAATTGGCCACTATCTTTAAGCAAGCTCACTTTACTAACAGAGCTTCAGTTATCCCAGTGTAACCTTCCTAATATCAATCTAAGATCACTTTCCTTTATTAATTCCTCCACCTCTCTTCAAATTCTTCACCTCTCTGTGAACTCTCTTAATTCTTCAATATTTTATTGGATAGCTAATGTCAGCAGCAATTTTATCCATATTGATCTCTCTTCCAACAATCTCAAAGGTCCCATCCCAGATgtcttcacaagcatgctttctCTAGTAACACTAGATCTGTCTGAGAATCAACTTGAAGGTGGGATACCAAAAGGCTTTCAAAACTTATGCAGCTTAGAGTCGTTGACCTTATGGTCAAACCAATTGTCTGAAAACATTGAGGACTCTGTTAAAACCTTGTCTTGTGCTGAGAACACACTTGAGACCTTGGACTTGGGTGCTAACTGGTTTTGGGGGTCATGGCCAGATTTGAAACATTTTTCGAAGTTAAGAGAGTTATATCTTGACAGCAATCAAGTAAATGGGTCTCTACGCGAAAGTGTCGGGCAACTCTCTAGCCTTGAAACATTAATTCTCGACGGGAATTCTGTGAGTGGTGTCATAACAGAAGCCCACTTTTTGAACCTCTCTCGTTTACAGTATTTGAGTCTTTCTGGTAATCGTTTCTCTATCAACCTGAGCTCTGATTGGAATCCACCATTTCAACTCACTACGTTATACATGTCCTCTTGCAAGGTGGGCCCAACTTTTCTCAAGTGGATTCTAACGCAGACAAATCTTACCGCTCTTTATCTCTCTAATGCTGGACTATCAGGATCATTACCTAATAAGTTTTGGGATCTATTTTCTCGCTTATCTGACTTAGATCTCTCTATGAACCAAATCCATGGAAAACTGCCGAATCTGTCATCGACAAGTTTAAGTTATGTTAACTTGTCTTCTAATCTATTTTATGGCGCATTGCCATCATTTTCTCCTATGCTACAAAACCTGTATCTCTCGAATAATAGGTTTTCAGGACCTTTGTCTTCCTTCTGTGCAACGCAGGCTCCAAATTTGGAGTATCTTGACATTTCTAAGAACCTATTGTCTGGAGAGCTTCCTAATTGTTGGATGCAATTTCAAGAATTGCAAGTGTTGAATTTGGGAAAGAATAAATTATCTGGAAAAATACCAAGCTCTTTAGGCAATCTACAGGGAATTCAAGTATTGCGTTTACATGATAACAATTTTTCAGGAGAATTGCCTTCTTTAGAGAACTGTACCCGATTATTGATGGTTGATCTTGGCAACAATAACTTGTCGGGAAAGATACCAACATGGATTGGCCAAAGCCTACCAAACTTGTGGACTCTACGCTTACGGTCAAATGAGTTTAATGGAATCATACCCTTCTCCCTGTGCAGTCTAGCTGCCATTCATGTTTTGGACCTCTCTCACAACAGTATTTCAGGAGGCTTGCCACATTGCTTCAATAACATAACCGCTTTGGCTGATGATTCGGGAGTTTATAGTATTATTTATGGTGGAATTGTGGAACTTGtgtggaaaggaaaagaaattgagTATGGGGAAAATCTTGACCGTATGAGAAGCATTGACATTTCAAGCAACTATTTGATTGGGGAAATTCCGCCAAGTATAGCAAGTATGACTGAGTTGATTTCTCTGAACCTGTCTAGAAACAAATTGACAGGAAAGCTTCCTGAAGACTTTGGTAACATGAAGATGTTGGAATCTCTTGATTTGTCAAGAAACCGGATGTCTGGTAAAATTCCTAGAAGTTTTGCGAGCTTAAACTTTCTTAGTGTCTTGGACTTATCACGCAACAACTTGTCAGGAAGAATTCCATTAGGCACCCAACTTCAGGGTTTCAATGCTTCTCAATATATGGGAAATCTTGGACTTTGTGGACCACCGCTGACACAAAGTTGTCCAGGAGATGGAACAGTTCAAGATGATGGAATCGCGAGAGGAACTGAAATTGATAACAAAGAACAGGTTAGTGATGGTCTCAACCTTGGATTCTTTATTAGTGCAGTGCTGGGATTTGTCATTGGATTTTGGATGGTCTGCGGCAGTTTACTGCTTAAGACTTCTAGGAGAAATGCTTATTTCAGATTCCTGGACAATGCAAATGATTGGATTTATGTCAAAACCAAGGCAAAAGTGCGGAGGACACTTCAAAGATAA
- the LOC112176183 gene encoding receptor-like protein EIX1 isoform X2: MFFSIMSGGSMHSGLVGLVCMAIASAICCSSVGSSSNIMCLESERHALLQFKQGFVDESNALASWKSEKDCCKWRGIACNNQTGHVTRLDFSFRYFNYTEVPLRGEISPSLLELQYLNYLDLSYNDFRGMIIPKFIGSLSQLKELRLGEANFSGPVPPQLGNLSNLHTLDLYGNEVVSFENLEWLSHLSSLRYLNMSYLDLSKVMNWPLSLSKLTLLTELQLSQCNLPNINLRSLSFINSSTSLQILHLSVNSLNSSIFYWIANVSSNFIHIDLSSNNLKGPIPDVFTSMLSLVTLDLSENQLEGGIPKGFQNLCSLESLTLWSNQLSENIEDSVKTLSCAENTLETLDLGANWFWGSWPDLKHFSKLRELYLDSNQVNGSLRESVGQLSSLETLILDGNSVSGVITEAHFLNLSRLQYLSLSGNRFSINLSSDWNPPFQLTTLYMSSCKVGPTFLKWILTQTNLTALYLSNAGLSGSLPNKFWDLFSRLSDLDLSMNQIHGKLPNLSSTSLSYVNLSSNLFYGALPSFSPMLQNLYLSNNRFSGPLSSFCATQAPNLEYLDISKNLLSGELPNCWMQFQELQVLNLGKNKLSGKIPSSLGNLQGIQVLRLHDNNFSGELPSLENCTRLLMVDLGNNNLSGKIPTWIGQSLPNLWTLRLRSNEFNGIIPFSLCSLAAIHVLDLSHNSISGGLPHCFNNITALADDSGVYSIIYGGIVELVWKGKEIEYGENLDRMRSIDISSNYLIGEIPPSIASMTELISLNLSRNKLTGKLPEDFGNMKMLESLDLSRNRMSGKIPRSFASLNFLSVLDLSRNNLSGRIPLGTQLQGFNASQYMGNLGLCGPPLTQSCPGDGTVQDDGIARGTEIDNKEQIPGQCK; the protein is encoded by the exons ATGTTTTTCAGTATAATGAGTGGTGGGTCTATGCATTCTGGTTTGGTTGGGCTTGTGTGCATGGCCATTGCCTCTGCTATTTGTTGTTCTAGTGTTGGAAGCTCCAGCAACATCATGTGCTTGGAGAGTGAAAGGCATGCTCTTCTCCAGTTCAAGCAAGGCTTTGTGGATGAGTCCAATGCTCTTGCTTCTTGGAAAAGTGAGAAAGATTGCTGCAAGTGGAGAGGAATAGCATGCAACAACCAAACAGGTCATGTCACCAGACTTGATTTCTCCTTTAGATATTTCAATTATACAGAAGTTCCTTTAAGAGGTGAAATTAGTCCTTCACTACTTGAATTGCAATATCTAAATTACTTGGACCTCAGTTATAATGATTTTAGAGGAATGATCATTCCCAAGTTCATTGGCTCTTTGAGTCAATTGAAAGAATTACGACTCGGAGAAGCTAATTTCAGTGGACCTGTTCCTCCTCAACTTGGAAACCTCTCTAATTTGCACACTCTTGATCTTTACGGTAACGAAGTTGTTAGTTTTGAAAATCTTGAGTGGTtatctcatctttcttccttgaGATACCTGAACATGTCATATCTAGATTTGTCAAAGGTCATGAATTGGCCACTATCTTTAAGCAAGCTCACTTTACTAACAGAGCTTCAGTTATCCCAGTGTAACCTTCCTAATATCAATCTAAGATCACTTTCCTTTATTAATTCCTCCACCTCTCTTCAAATTCTTCACCTCTCTGTGAACTCTCTTAATTCTTCAATATTTTATTGGATAGCTAATGTCAGCAGCAATTTTATCCATATTGATCTCTCTTCCAACAATCTCAAAGGTCCCATCCCAGATgtcttcacaagcatgctttctCTAGTAACACTAGATCTGTCTGAGAATCAACTTGAAGGTGGGATACCAAAAGGCTTTCAAAACTTATGCAGCTTAGAGTCGTTGACCTTATGGTCAAACCAATTGTCTGAAAACATTGAGGACTCTGTTAAAACCTTGTCTTGTGCTGAGAACACACTTGAGACCTTGGACTTGGGTGCTAACTGGTTTTGGGGGTCATGGCCAGATTTGAAACATTTTTCGAAGTTAAGAGAGTTATATCTTGACAGCAATCAAGTAAATGGGTCTCTACGCGAAAGTGTCGGGCAACTCTCTAGCCTTGAAACATTAATTCTCGACGGGAATTCTGTGAGTGGTGTCATAACAGAAGCCCACTTTTTGAACCTCTCTCGTTTACAGTATTTGAGTCTTTCTGGTAATCGTTTCTCTATCAACCTGAGCTCTGATTGGAATCCACCATTTCAACTCACTACGTTATACATGTCCTCTTGCAAGGTGGGCCCAACTTTTCTCAAGTGGATTCTAACGCAGACAAATCTTACCGCTCTTTATCTCTCTAATGCTGGACTATCAGGATCATTACCTAATAAGTTTTGGGATCTATTTTCTCGCTTATCTGACTTAGATCTCTCTATGAACCAAATCCATGGAAAACTGCCGAATCTGTCATCGACAAGTTTAAGTTATGTTAACTTGTCTTCTAATCTATTTTATGGCGCATTGCCATCATTTTCTCCTATGCTACAAAACCTGTATCTCTCGAATAATAGGTTTTCAGGACCTTTGTCTTCCTTCTGTGCAACGCAGGCTCCAAATTTGGAGTATCTTGACATTTCTAAGAACCTATTGTCTGGAGAGCTTCCTAATTGTTGGATGCAATTTCAAGAATTGCAAGTGTTGAATTTGGGAAAGAATAAATTATCTGGAAAAATACCAAGCTCTTTAGGCAATCTACAGGGAATTCAAGTATTGCGTTTACATGATAACAATTTTTCAGGAGAATTGCCTTCTTTAGAGAACTGTACCCGATTATTGATGGTTGATCTTGGCAACAATAACTTGTCGGGAAAGATACCAACATGGATTGGCCAAAGCCTACCAAACTTGTGGACTCTACGCTTACGGTCAAATGAGTTTAATGGAATCATACCCTTCTCCCTGTGCAGTCTAGCTGCCATTCATGTTTTGGACCTCTCTCACAACAGTATTTCAGGAGGCTTGCCACATTGCTTCAATAACATAACCGCTTTGGCTGATGATTCGGGAGTTTATAGTATTATTTATGGTGGAATTGTGGAACTTGtgtggaaaggaaaagaaattgagTATGGGGAAAATCTTGACCGTATGAGAAGCATTGACATTTCAAGCAACTATTTGATTGGGGAAATTCCGCCAAGTATAGCAAGTATGACTGAGTTGATTTCTCTGAACCTGTCTAGAAACAAATTGACAGGAAAGCTTCCTGAAGACTTTGGTAACATGAAGATGTTGGAATCTCTTGATTTGTCAAGAAACCGGATGTCTGGTAAAATTCCTAGAAGTTTTGCGAGCTTAAACTTTCTTAGTGTCTTGGACTTATCACGCAACAACTTGTCAGGAAGAATTCCATTAGGCACCCAACTTCAGGGTTTCAATGCTTCTCAATATATGGGAAATCTTGGACTTTGTGGACCACCGCTGACACAAAGTTGTCCAGGAGATGGAACAGTTCAAGATGATGGAATCGCGAGAGGAACTGAAATTGATAACAAAGAACAG ATTCCTGGACAATGCAAATGA
- the LOC112177220 gene encoding pentatricopeptide repeat-containing protein At5g04810, chloroplastic, whose protein sequence is MSLRYLVSRQSVSKITARLRSQYAAAYGFATIADPIPSSFRSATHHGASKPLKNPRYPIPMRSFSRGIHSAQVVDSVDSEEEEEEDGGINDFLSRFVWIIRQKLNVAYPGCDKETVDGMLMVIVQRVVEEMEQGGFEQMLGERQGAAPSQDFSEDLWRTVWEVSNMVLDDMRKEARKEKMKGFLHAEEVKEMCRFAGEVGIRGDMLRELRFKWAREKMEETEFYESLELLREQEKAQEKGEEEGEVVQAEEDGVTEVNPKDGSLPKRRGKIRYKIYGLDLSDPKWVEVVDRIHEAGEVICPQEPKPISGKCKLVTERILQSNEADDMSPLLAEWVELLQPSRIDWDNLLDQLKEQNTRLYFKVAELVLDEKSLQTNIRDYSMLIDAYAKENNLEDAERILKKMNENGFEPDIFTTTILVHMYSKAGNLEGADQAFKTLKSQGFRPDMKVYNSMIKAYVNANQPKLGESLMREMESRDIKPSKQIYMALLQSFAQLGDVKGAERIVNTMIMAGFQPTLESCSVLVEAYGKAGDPDQARHNFDYIIKVGHKPDDKCTASMIAAYEKKNLLDKALDLLLQLEKDGFEPGVATYTVLVDWLGKLELVSEAEQLLDKIAELGEAPPLQLHVSICDMYARARFEKKALQALGVLEAKKEQLSLDDFETIIKGLMAGGFFQDAQRIRGVMEAQGFVASQQLQLHLVAKSLTSRGHQ, encoded by the exons ATGAGTTTGAGGTACTTAGTTTCCAGGCAATCAGTGTCAAAAATCACTGCTAGGCTTAGGTCTCAGTATGCCGCTGCGTATGGTTTCGCAACCATTGCAGACCCAATACCCAGTTCATTTCGTTCTGCAACTCATCATGGTGCGTCTAAACCTCTCAAAAACCCTAGGTACCCAATACCCATGAGGTCGTTTAGTAGAGGTATTCACTCTGCTCAAGTGGTTGATTCGGTGGattcggaggaggaggaggaagaagatggaggCATTAATGATTTCTTGTCCCGATTCGTGTGGATTATACGGCAGAAGCTCAATGTGGCTTACCCGGGTTGCGACAAGGAAACTGTTGATGGGATGCTGATGGTTATTGTGCAGAGGGTTGTGGAGGAGATGGAGCAGGGCGGGTTTGAGCAGATGCTTGGCGAAAGGCAGGGTGCTGCTCCGTCGCAGGATTTTAGTGAGGATTTGTGGAGAACAGTGTGGGAGGTGAGCAATATGGTTTTGGATGACATGAGGAAGGAAGCGAGGAAGGAGAAAATGAAGGGGTTTCTGCATGCTGAGGAAGTCAAGGAGATGTGTAGGTTTGCTGGTGAAGTTGGTATCCGAGGGGATATGCTTAGGGAGCTCAGGTTCAAGTGGGCTCGCGAGAAGATGGAGGAGACTGAGTTTTATGAGAGCTTGGAGCTTCTTAGAGAACAAGAGAAAGCCCAAGAGAAAGGGGAGGAGGAAGGAGAGGTTGTGCAAGCTGAGGAGGATGGTGTAACTGAGGTGAATCCTAAGGATGGTTCTCTTCCCAAGAGGCGAGGGAAGATAAGGTACAAAATTTATGGTCTTGATCTCTCTGATCCGAAGTGGGTTGAAGTTGTTGATAGAATCCATGAGGCAGGGGAGGTCATTTGTCCCCAGGAACCGAAACCAATATCTGGGAAATGCAAGTTGGTTACTGAGAGAATTCTTCAATCAAATGAGGCAGATGACATGTCTCCACTTTTGGCTGAATGGGTAGAGTTGCTCCAACCTAGTAGGATTGATTGGGACAATTTGCTTGATCAATTGAAAGAGCAGAACACCAGGTTATACTTTAAG GTGGCAGAACTTGTATTGGATGAGAAATCTTTGCAGACGAATATCCGTGACTACTCCATGCTTATCGATGCTTATGCCAAGGAAAATAACCTAGAAGATGCTGAGAGAATTTTAAAGAAGATGAATGAAAATGGGTTTGAACCTGATATCTTCACAACCACTATTTTGGTTCACATGTACAGCAAGGCAGGCAATCTTGAAGGTGCCGACCAAGCATTTAAGACATTGAAGAGCCAGGGCTTCCGACCAGATATGAAGGTCTACAATTCCATGATCAAGGCATATGTAAATGCTAACCAACCAAAATTGGGGGAGtcattgatgagagagatggaaTCAAGAGACATCAAACCCTCAAAACAAATTTACATGGCATTGCTTCAATCATTTGCCCAACTTGGTGATGTGAAGGGAGCAGAACGAATTGTCAACACTATGATTATGGCAGGTTTTCAGCCAACTTTAGAATCTTGTTCAGTGCTTGTTGAGGCATATGGAAAAGCTGGTGACCCTGATCAGGCAAGGCACAACTTTGATTACATAATAAAAGTTGGGCACAAACCCGACGACAAGTGCACTGCGAGCATGATTGCAGCTTATGAAAAGAAGAATTTACTCGATAAGGCACTGGATTTGTTGTTGCAGCTTGAAAAGGATGGCTTTGAGCCGGGAGTTGCTACTTACACAGTTCTTGTAGATTGGCTGGGAAAACTGGAGCTAGTTAGTGAGGCTGAACAGCTATTGGACAAAATTGCTGAGCTGGGTGAGGCTCCTCCATTGCAACTTCATGTAAGCATTTGCGATATGTATGCTAGGGCTCGATTTGAGAAAAAGGCACTACAAGCTTTGGGAGTTTTGGAGGCCAAGAAGGAGCAACTGAGTTTAGATGACTTTGAGACAATTATCAAGGGGCTTATGGCTGGTGGATTTTTTCAGGATGCTCAGAGGATACGGGGAGTGATGGAGGCTCAGGGTTTTGTTGCGTCACAGCAACTTCAGTTGCACCTAGTGGCTAAAAGTTTAACCTCAAGAGGCCATCAATGA